One window from the genome of Pseudomonas sp. L5B5 encodes:
- the cbiB gene encoding adenosylcobinamide-phosphate synthase CbiB, whose product MSVALLSVAGVALDALLGEPKRWHPLVAFGRLADRIEQRFNAAGRGWRSHGVTAWVLAVLPLTLVATALSWLPYIGWLVEILALYCALGLRSLGEHVEPVAQALRSDDLDEARRRVGFLVSRQTSELDATAVARAATESVLENGSDAVFAALFWFAVAGAPGVVLYRLSNTLDAMWGYRNERFERFGWAAARIDDLLNYIPARLVALTYALLGKTRLAFKCWYRQGPTWDSPNAGPVMAAGAGALGVELGGAAVYHGELHQRPQLGEGEPASAASIDHGWQLVQRGVWLWLLILCLGAEFYA is encoded by the coding sequence ATGAGCGTGGCGTTGCTGAGTGTCGCCGGGGTGGCGCTGGATGCGCTGCTGGGCGAGCCCAAGCGCTGGCATCCACTGGTGGCGTTCGGGCGACTGGCGGACCGCATCGAGCAGCGCTTCAATGCCGCGGGGCGAGGGTGGCGCAGCCATGGTGTCACTGCCTGGGTACTGGCGGTGCTACCTCTGACCCTGGTGGCCACGGCCTTGTCCTGGCTGCCCTACATTGGCTGGCTGGTGGAGATCCTGGCGTTGTACTGCGCCTTGGGGCTGCGCAGCCTCGGCGAGCATGTCGAACCGGTGGCCCAGGCCCTGCGAAGCGATGATCTGGACGAGGCGCGACGCCGCGTGGGGTTCCTGGTGAGTCGCCAGACCAGCGAGCTGGACGCCACCGCCGTAGCGCGAGCGGCCACCGAGTCGGTACTGGAGAACGGCAGCGACGCGGTGTTTGCGGCCCTGTTCTGGTTTGCCGTGGCGGGCGCGCCGGGGGTGGTGCTCTATCGTCTGAGCAACACCCTGGATGCGATGTGGGGTTATCGCAACGAGCGCTTCGAGCGCTTCGGCTGGGCCGCCGCGCGGATCGACGATCTGCTCAACTATATTCCGGCGCGCCTGGTGGCCCTGACCTATGCCTTGCTGGGCAAGACCCGATTGGCATTCAAGTGCTGGTATCGCCAGGGACCGACCTGGGACAGTCCCAACGCCGGCCCGGTGATGGCGGCCGGGGCGGGAGCCCTGGGGGTCGAACTGGGAGGCGCGGCGGTCTATCACGGCGAGCTGCATCAGCGTCCGCAATTGGGTGAGGGGGAGCCGGCCAGTGCCGCGTCCATCGATCACGGCTGGCAGTTGGTGCAGCGGGGAGTATGGCTGTGGCTGCTGATTCTTTGCCTGGGGGCTGAATTCTATGCTTGA
- the cobD gene encoding threonine-phosphate decarboxylase CobD encodes MLEHGGRLRRAAREHGIAEEAWLDLSSGLAPWPFPIPQIPQRAWARLPETDDGLEQAACTYYGADEVLPVAGSQAAIQLLPRLRRTGKVGVLSPCYAEHAEAWRRSGYRVREVLEQEVDFFLDSLDVLVVVNPNNPTGLSLTPERLLEWHGRLAQRGGWLVVDEAFMDNTPELSLARHAHQVGLIVLRSFGKFFGLAGVRLGFVLAERRLLRLLAEQVGPWAVSGPTRVLGQACLQDVEGHARQRERSEVASQRLVQVLERHGFKPQGGCALFQWLITGEAERLHHFMARRGILLRLFAHNSSLRFGLPADEADWARLEQALQAYRKDYP; translated from the coding sequence ATGCTTGAGCATGGTGGGCGGTTGCGCAGGGCGGCCCGGGAGCACGGCATTGCCGAGGAGGCCTGGCTGGACCTGTCCAGTGGGCTGGCCCCCTGGCCCTTTCCTATCCCGCAGATTCCGCAGCGTGCCTGGGCCCGCCTGCCGGAAACCGATGACGGCCTGGAACAGGCGGCCTGTACTTATTACGGGGCCGATGAAGTATTGCCGGTGGCCGGTTCCCAGGCCGCGATCCAGCTGTTGCCGCGCTTGCGGCGCACCGGCAAGGTCGGCGTGCTGTCGCCCTGTTACGCCGAGCATGCCGAAGCCTGGCGTCGCAGTGGTTATCGGGTGCGCGAGGTCTTGGAGCAGGAAGTGGACTTCTTTCTCGATAGCCTCGATGTGCTGGTGGTGGTCAACCCCAACAATCCCACGGGCCTGAGCCTGACCCCCGAGCGCCTGCTGGAGTGGCATGGACGGCTGGCCCAGCGTGGCGGCTGGCTGGTGGTGGATGAAGCCTTCATGGACAACACCCCGGAACTGAGCCTGGCGCGGCATGCCCACCAGGTGGGGCTGATCGTCCTGCGCTCCTTCGGCAAGTTCTTTGGGCTGGCTGGCGTGCGCCTGGGGTTTGTCCTGGCCGAACGCCGGCTGCTGCGACTGCTGGCCGAACAGGTCGGGCCCTGGGCCGTCAGCGGCCCGACCCGGGTCCTGGGACAGGCCTGCCTGCAGGATGTCGAAGGCCATGCTCGCCAGCGCGAGCGCAGCGAGGTGGCCAGCCAGCGACTGGTGCAGGTCCTGGAGCGCCATGGCTTCAAGCCCCAGGGTGGCTGCGCCCTGTTCCAGTGGCTGATCACCGGCGAGGCCGAGCGGTTGCATCACTTCATGGCACGGCGCGGCATCCTCCTGCGCCTGTTCGCCCACAACAGCAGCCTGCGTTTCGGCCTGCCTGCCGATGAGGCCGACTGGGCTCGCCTCGAGCAGGCCCTGCAAGCCTATCGCAAGGATTACCCATGA
- a CDS encoding cobyric acid synthase — translation MTTLMVQGTTSDAGKSTLVTALCRWLLRQGVGVVPFKPQNMALNSAVTADGGEIGRAQAVQAQAAKLAPHTDMNPVLLKPNSDTGSQVIIHGRAVTTMNAVAYHDYKAIAMQAVLASHQRLREAYQVVMVEGAGSPAEINLRAGDIANMGFAEAVDCPVLLIADINRGGVFAHLVGTLELLSPSEQARVKGFIINRFRGDIALLQPGLDWLEQRTGKPVLGVLPYVMDLHLEAEDGIDSRQAGKVEQVLKVVVPVLPRISNHTDFDPLRLHPQVDLQFIGPGQAIPAADLIILPGSKSVRGDLAYLRANGWESAIARHLRYGGKLLGICGGLQMLGEQLHDPLGLEGVAGSSPGLGLLAFDTVLEAEKQLRNVSGRLTLEDAEVSGYEIHAGVSRGPALQRAAACLDDGRSDGARSADGQIIATYLHGLFETPAACGALLRWAGLEEVQVVDYHALRERDIERLADLVEHHLDTGALRQLCGL, via the coding sequence ATGACCACGCTGATGGTGCAAGGCACGACTTCAGATGCCGGCAAGAGCACCCTGGTGACTGCACTGTGCCGCTGGCTGTTGCGCCAGGGTGTCGGCGTGGTGCCTTTCAAACCGCAGAACATGGCCCTCAACAGTGCGGTGACCGCCGATGGCGGCGAGATCGGTCGGGCCCAGGCGGTCCAGGCCCAGGCCGCCAAGCTGGCACCTCATACCGACATGAATCCGGTGCTGCTCAAGCCCAACAGCGACACCGGCTCTCAGGTGATCATCCATGGCCGGGCCGTGACCACCATGAATGCCGTGGCCTATCACGACTACAAGGCCATTGCCATGCAGGCAGTTCTGGCCTCTCACCAGCGCCTGCGCGAGGCCTACCAGGTGGTGATGGTGGAGGGCGCCGGTTCGCCGGCCGAGATCAACCTGCGTGCCGGGGATATCGCCAACATGGGGTTTGCCGAGGCAGTGGACTGTCCGGTACTGCTGATCGCCGATATCAACCGTGGTGGGGTTTTCGCCCACCTGGTAGGCACCCTGGAACTGCTTTCGCCCAGCGAGCAGGCGCGGGTCAAGGGCTTCATCATCAATCGCTTCCGCGGTGATATCGCCCTGCTGCAACCGGGCCTGGATTGGCTGGAGCAGCGCACCGGCAAACCGGTGCTCGGTGTGTTGCCCTATGTCATGGACCTGCATCTGGAGGCCGAGGACGGTATCGACTCGCGCCAGGCCGGCAAAGTCGAGCAGGTGCTCAAGGTGGTGGTGCCGGTGCTGCCGCGTATCAGCAACCACACGGATTTCGATCCGCTGCGCCTGCATCCCCAGGTGGACCTGCAGTTCATTGGTCCCGGGCAGGCGATTCCCGCTGCCGACCTGATCATTCTTCCCGGTTCGAAAAGCGTGCGTGGCGACCTGGCCTACCTGCGGGCCAATGGCTGGGAGAGCGCCATCGCCCGACACCTGCGTTATGGCGGCAAACTCCTGGGGATCTGCGGGGGCTTGCAAATGCTCGGCGAACAACTGCACGACCCCCTGGGCCTGGAAGGGGTCGCCGGCTCCAGTCCGGGCCTGGGCCTGCTGGCTTTCGATACCGTGCTCGAGGCGGAAAAACAGCTGCGCAACGTCAGTGGCCGCCTGACCCTGGAAGACGCCGAGGTCAGCGGTTACGAGATCCACGCCGGAGTCAGTCGTGGCCCGGCCCTGCAGCGGGCAGCGGCGTGCCTGGATGATGGCCGCAGCGACGGCGCGCGCAGCGCTGACGGGCAGATCATCGCCACTTACCTGCACGGCCTGTTCGAGACGCCGGCCGCCTGTGGGGCGCTGTTGCGCTGGGCTGGCCTGGAGGAGGTGCAGGTGGTGGATTACCACGCCTTGCGCGAGCGCGATATCGAGCGCCTGGCGGACCTGGTGGAACATCACCTGGATACCGGCGCATTGCGCCAGCTGTGTGGCTTGTAG
- the cobU gene encoding bifunctional adenosylcobinamide kinase/adenosylcobinamide-phosphate guanylyltransferase — protein sequence MLQLILGGARSGKSRLAETLASDSALAVTYIATSQPLDGEMNQRIAHHRQRRPAHWGLIEEPLELARVLQQAAGHGHCLLVDCLTLWLTNLLMLEDQDRLHAEREALLHCVAELPGHIIFVSNETGMGVVPLGELTRRYVDEAGWLHQALAERCQRVVLTVAGLPLTLKGPAL from the coding sequence ATGTTGCAACTGATCCTCGGTGGTGCCCGTTCCGGCAAGAGCCGCCTGGCCGAGACACTAGCCAGCGACAGTGCGCTGGCGGTGACCTACATCGCCACCAGCCAGCCGCTGGATGGCGAGATGAACCAGCGCATCGCCCATCATCGACAGCGTCGCCCCGCACACTGGGGGCTGATCGAGGAGCCGCTGGAGCTGGCCCGAGTGCTGCAACAGGCCGCTGGCCATGGGCATTGCCTGCTGGTGGATTGCCTGACCCTGTGGCTGACCAACCTGCTGATGCTCGAGGACCAGGACCGCCTGCATGCCGAGCGCGAAGCGCTGCTGCATTGCGTGGCCGAGCTGCCGGGGCACATCATTTTTGTCAGCAACGAGACCGGCATGGGTGTCGTGCCGCTGGGCGAATTGACTCGCCGCTATGTGGATGAAGCCGGTTGGCTGCATCAAGCCCTGGCCGAACGTTGTCAGCGAGTGGTACTGACCGTTGCCGGCCTGCCCCTGACTTTGAAAGGACCTGCGTTATGA
- the cobT gene encoding nicotinate-nucleotide--dimethylbenzimidazole phosphoribosyltransferase, producing MSNSWWLEPCKAIDAQVVEQALARQQQLTKPAGSLGQLEPLAVRLAGLQGCLKPAIEQVWIAIFAGDHGVVAEGVSAYPQEVTGQMLLNFVSGGAAISVLARQLGAQLEVVDLGTVNPGLELPGVRHLNLGPGTANFLQGPAMSRAQGELALQAGRDSASRALEHGAQLFIGGEMGIGNTTAASAIACALLDIPVTQLAGPGTGLSVEGVSHKARVIEQALALHQDARDNAWQALLGLGGFEIAALVGAYLACAQEGIAVLVDGFICSVAALAAVRLNPGCRPWLLFAHQGAEPGHRHVLQVLEADPLLDLGLRLGEGSGAALAVPLLRLACDLHGQMATFAEAAVADRPA from the coding sequence ATGAGTAATTCCTGGTGGCTGGAGCCGTGCAAGGCGATCGATGCTCAGGTAGTGGAGCAAGCACTGGCCCGGCAACAGCAGTTGACCAAGCCGGCGGGTTCGCTCGGCCAGCTCGAACCCCTGGCCGTGCGTCTGGCAGGGTTGCAGGGCTGCCTCAAGCCGGCCATCGAGCAGGTGTGGATCGCGATCTTTGCCGGCGATCACGGCGTCGTGGCCGAAGGGGTGTCGGCCTACCCGCAGGAAGTGACCGGGCAGATGCTGTTGAACTTCGTCAGTGGCGGCGCCGCGATTAGCGTGCTGGCCCGCCAGTTGGGGGCTCAGCTGGAAGTGGTAGACCTGGGCACCGTCAATCCAGGCCTGGAACTGCCTGGGGTGCGTCACTTGAACCTGGGGCCGGGCACCGCGAACTTCCTCCAGGGGCCGGCCATGAGCCGGGCCCAGGGCGAGCTGGCACTGCAAGCCGGTCGCGACAGCGCATCAAGGGCCCTGGAACACGGCGCCCAATTGTTCATCGGCGGGGAAATGGGCATTGGCAACACCACTGCTGCCAGTGCCATTGCCTGTGCCTTGCTGGACATTCCGGTGACGCAGCTGGCTGGCCCGGGTACCGGACTGAGCGTCGAAGGCGTCAGCCACAAGGCCCGCGTCATCGAACAGGCCCTGGCGCTGCATCAGGATGCTCGTGATAACGCTTGGCAGGCGCTGCTGGGTCTGGGCGGTTTCGAGATCGCGGCGCTGGTCGGCGCTTACCTGGCCTGTGCTCAGGAGGGGATCGCGGTGCTGGTGGATGGTTTCATCTGCAGCGTCGCGGCGCTGGCGGCGGTGCGCTTGAATCCGGGCTGCCGCCCTTGGTTGCTGTTCGCCCACCAGGGCGCCGAGCCAGGGCATCGACACGTACTGCAAGTGCTGGAGGCCGACCCCTTGCTGGACCTGGGCCTGCGCCTGGGCGAGGGCAGTGGCGCGGCGCTGGCAGTGCCACTGCTGCGCCTGGCCTGCGACCTGCACGGGCAGATGGCGACCTTTGCCGAAGCCGCGGTGGCGGATCGCCCGGCATGA
- the cobC gene encoding alpha-ribazole phosphatase family protein, with product MTLHLDLLRHGETELGGGLRGSLDDALTDRGWQQMYEGVHGRGPWDLIVSSPLQRCARFAEQLAARLNVPLVLEPGLQELHFGAWEGQSTALLMQTDAVGLGRFWSDPYGFTPPEGEPVQFFSQRVLEAIDGLYQAHAGRRVLLVSHGGVMRLLLARARGLPREQLLSVEVGHGALFGLQVAATGHLHEVA from the coding sequence ATGACCCTGCACCTGGACCTGCTGCGCCACGGCGAGACCGAGTTGGGCGGGGGGCTGCGTGGCAGCCTGGACGACGCATTGACCGATCGCGGCTGGCAGCAGATGTACGAGGGTGTCCATGGGCGCGGGCCGTGGGACCTCATCGTCAGTTCGCCCCTGCAACGCTGTGCACGTTTTGCCGAACAGCTGGCGGCGCGCCTGAACGTGCCGCTGGTGCTGGAGCCTGGCCTGCAGGAACTGCATTTCGGGGCCTGGGAAGGCCAGAGCACGGCGCTGTTGATGCAGACCGATGCCGTGGGGCTGGGGCGTTTCTGGTCCGACCCTTATGGCTTCACTCCGCCTGAAGGTGAGCCGGTGCAGTTTTTTTCGCAGCGAGTGCTGGAGGCCATCGACGGCTTGTATCAGGCCCATGCCGGGCGACGGGTATTGCTGGTCAGCCATGGTGGTGTAATGCGCCTGCTGCTGGCCAGGGCGCGCGGGCTGCCTCGCGAGCAGCTGTTGAGTGTCGAAGTGGGGCATGGTGCGCTGTTCGGCCTGCAGGTGGCAGCGACCGGCCACTTGCATGAGGTGGCCTGA
- a CDS encoding adenosylcobinamide-GDP ribazoletransferase: MLPFWIALQFLSSLPVRLPGMPEPEALGRSLLFYPLIGLLFGALLWALSALLGSVPPLLHAALLLAAWVLLSGGLHLDGLADSADAWLGGFGDRERTLSIMKDPRSGPIAVVTLVLVLLLKFAALVVLIEQQQGFALLLAPLIGRMALLGLFLSTPYVRAGGLGQALADHLPRLVGRQVLGLSVLACLLLGGYSGLWALLLAFAVFCWLRHLMLRRLGGTTGDTAGAVLELLEMTVLLAVALS; this comes from the coding sequence ATGCTGCCGTTCTGGATTGCCTTGCAATTTCTCAGCAGCCTGCCGGTGCGCTTGCCAGGTATGCCGGAGCCCGAGGCGCTGGGGCGCTCGTTGCTGTTCTATCCACTGATTGGATTGCTGTTCGGCGCATTGCTGTGGGCATTGAGTGCTTTGCTCGGCAGTGTTCCGCCCCTGTTGCACGCAGCCTTGCTGCTGGCTGCCTGGGTCCTGCTCAGCGGCGGACTGCATCTGGATGGCCTGGCCGACAGCGCCGATGCCTGGCTCGGCGGCTTCGGTGATCGTGAACGTACCCTGAGCATCATGAAAGATCCACGCAGCGGGCCGATTGCCGTGGTGACCCTGGTGCTGGTGCTGTTGCTCAAGTTCGCCGCCCTGGTGGTTCTGATCGAGCAACAGCAGGGGTTCGCCTTGTTGCTGGCGCCGTTGATCGGACGCATGGCGTTGCTTGGTTTGTTCCTCAGTACGCCGTATGTGCGAGCCGGTGGCCTGGGCCAGGCCCTGGCCGACCACCTGCCGCGTCTGGTGGGGCGGCAAGTGCTGGGGCTGAGTGTCCTGGCCTGCCTGCTGCTGGGGGGATACAGCGGTCTGTGGGCGCTGCTGTTGGCATTCGCCGTGTTCTGCTGGCTGCGGCACTTGATGCTGCGGCGCCTGGGGGGCACCACCGGCGACACGGCCGGCGCGGTGCTGGAGTTGCTGGAGATGACAGTGCTGCTGGCTGTGGCGCTGTCCTGA
- a CDS encoding MarR family winged helix-turn-helix transcriptional regulator: MLPSQCLCTNLRRAARGVSKFYDGALDGFGINVAQYSLLNNLLRLDQPSISSLAEAMGLDRSTLGRNVRVLEAAGLLQLTEGDDQRNRLVQLTEAGHERLAAALPAWEAAQQRLIDRLGVQKRETLLALLNELA, from the coding sequence ATGCTTCCCTCTCAGTGTTTGTGCACCAACCTGCGTCGCGCCGCGCGTGGCGTCAGCAAGTTCTACGACGGCGCCCTCGATGGCTTCGGAATCAACGTCGCCCAGTATTCCTTGCTGAACAACCTGTTGCGCCTCGATCAGCCGAGCATTTCCAGCCTGGCTGAAGCCATGGGCCTGGATCGCAGCACCCTGGGGCGCAACGTGCGAGTGCTGGAGGCGGCTGGGCTGCTGCAGTTGACCGAAGGCGACGATCAGCGCAATCGCCTGGTGCAATTGACCGAGGCGGGGCATGAACGCCTGGCCGCAGCCTTGCCGGCGTGGGAAGCAGCCCAGCAGCGGCTGATCGATCGGCTGGGTGTGCAAAAGCGTGAAACCCTGTTGGCCTTGCTGAATGAACTGGCCTGA
- a CDS encoding MFS transporter, whose translation MSSMWRTSSWVLLGSALILALSLGIRHGFGLFLPPMSAQFGWGREVFAFAIALQNLVWGLAQPFTGALADRFGAAKVVLVGGVLYAVGLVFMGMADSPLSLSLSAGLLIGIGLSGTSFSVILGVVGRALPPEKRSMGMGLASAAGSFGQFAMLPGTLGLIGWLGWSTALLVLGLLVALIVPLVSMLKDQPLPVHGHEQSLVEALREACSHSGFWLLAFGFFVCGFQVVFIGVHLPAYLVDQHLPATVGTTVLALIGLFNIFGTYTAGWLGGRMSKPRLLTGLYLLRAVVIALFLWLPVTQTSAYLFGMAMGFLWLSTVPLTNGTVATLFGVRNLSMLGGIVFLFHQLGSFLGGWLGGVVYDRTGSYDLIWQVAILLSLLAAALNWPVRERPVARLQARVA comes from the coding sequence ATGTCATCGATGTGGCGTACCAGCAGTTGGGTACTTCTCGGCAGCGCGTTGATCCTGGCCTTGTCGCTGGGGATCAGGCATGGCTTCGGCCTGTTCCTGCCACCCATGAGTGCGCAGTTCGGCTGGGGGCGGGAGGTCTTCGCCTTCGCCATCGCCTTGCAGAACCTGGTCTGGGGCCTGGCCCAGCCGTTCACCGGGGCCCTGGCCGATCGCTTTGGTGCAGCGAAGGTGGTCCTGGTCGGTGGCGTGCTGTACGCCGTGGGGCTGGTCTTCATGGGGATGGCGGATTCGCCTCTGTCGTTGTCCCTGAGTGCCGGGCTATTGATCGGTATCGGCCTGTCCGGCACCTCCTTCTCGGTGATCCTCGGCGTGGTCGGTCGGGCGTTGCCGCCAGAGAAACGCAGCATGGGCATGGGGCTCGCCAGTGCCGCAGGTTCCTTTGGCCAGTTCGCCATGTTGCCGGGCACCCTGGGCCTGATCGGTTGGCTGGGCTGGTCGACGGCGCTGCTGGTGCTGGGCTTGCTGGTGGCCCTGATCGTGCCGCTGGTGAGCATGCTCAAGGATCAGCCACTGCCCGTGCACGGCCACGAGCAGAGCCTGGTGGAGGCGCTACGCGAGGCCTGTTCCCATTCGGGGTTCTGGTTGCTGGCGTTCGGATTTTTCGTCTGCGGTTTCCAGGTGGTGTTCATCGGCGTGCACTTGCCGGCCTACCTGGTGGACCAGCACCTGCCGGCTACCGTCGGCACTACGGTGCTGGCACTGATTGGCCTGTTCAACATCTTCGGGACGTACACCGCGGGCTGGCTGGGTGGGCGCATGTCCAAGCCGCGCCTGCTCACCGGCCTGTACTTGCTGCGGGCGGTGGTGATCGCGCTGTTCCTGTGGTTGCCGGTGACCCAGACCAGTGCCTATTTGTTCGGCATGGCCATGGGCTTTCTCTGGCTGTCCACGGTGCCCTTGACCAACGGCACCGTAGCGACCCTCTTTGGTGTGAGGAACTTGTCGATGCTGGGCGGCATCGTGTTCCTGTTCCATCAGCTGGGCTCGTTCCTCGGTGGCTGGTTGGGTGGTGTGGTCTACGACCGGACCGGCAGCTATGACCTGATCTGGCAGGTGGCGATTCTGCTCAGCCTGCTGGCCGCGGCGCTCAACTGGCCGGTACGTGAGCGGCCGGTAGCGCGCTTGCAGGCCAGGGTTGCATGA
- a CDS encoding glutathione peroxidase: MVIRWIAVPALLATFAGSAWAADCPALLEGSLPKLHAKESIDLCQRFAGKPLVVVNTASFCGFAPQFKGLEALYQRYKDQGLEVVGVPSNDFKQESRDGAETAKVCYVNYGVTFTMTEPQKVRGADAVHLFKVLAQQSSAPKWNFYKYVVDRQGKVIADFSSLTKPDNPEFVEAVEKALASGS; the protein is encoded by the coding sequence ATGGTCATCCGCTGGATTGCTGTTCCCGCTTTGCTCGCCACCTTCGCAGGCTCGGCCTGGGCGGCCGATTGCCCGGCGCTGCTGGAGGGCTCGCTGCCCAAGCTGCACGCCAAGGAGTCCATCGATCTGTGCCAGCGCTTCGCCGGCAAGCCGCTGGTGGTGGTCAATACGGCGAGCTTTTGCGGGTTCGCCCCGCAGTTCAAGGGGCTCGAAGCGTTGTACCAGCGCTACAAGGACCAGGGGCTGGAGGTGGTGGGAGTTCCATCCAATGACTTCAAGCAAGAGTCCAGGGACGGTGCCGAAACTGCCAAGGTCTGCTACGTCAATTATGGTGTGACCTTCACCATGACCGAGCCGCAGAAGGTCAGGGGAGCTGATGCGGTGCACCTGTTCAAGGTACTGGCGCAACAGAGCAGCGCGCCGAAGTGGAATTTCTACAAGTATGTCGTGGATCGCCAGGGCAAGGTGATCGCTGATTTCTCCAGCCTGACCAAACCGGATAATCCGGAGTTTGTCGAGGCGGTGGAGAAAGCGCTGGCGTCGGGGTCTTGA
- a CDS encoding OmpP1/FadL family transporter translates to MKKVMLKSTIGLAIAVASSQIFASGFALNEQSISGMGTGFAGRSSSADDASTVFGNPAGMSRLKKQQVTVGVAAIDASTDLKDTSGTQKGTNKGDMVPFTAVPMGFYVNPIDEHWAFGLGVYAPFGLVTNYESDFQGRNFGSKSDVKVITVQPTVSYAFNDKVSIGFGPTINRISGVLESALTTPVSPYDGNVKIKGDDVGYGFNIGVLVQATDTTRVGLTYHSKVNYKLEGHTEVTAAPSSPAPFLKSNRYDASLKIETPESYDLSVTQDLNEAWKLYAGTTWTRWSRLKDITVNNDGVTAAAGGALSPMLGLGTIKEDQNWHDTWAYAIGTSYQLNKEWVLRTGLTFDQSPTNNKDRSPRIPTGDRTIFSIGAGWTPIEELTIDVAYSYLKEEKVNVNRSNALGQTYNAKYENSANGFGVGATYRF, encoded by the coding sequence CGGCTTCGCCCTTAACGAACAAAGCATCAGCGGCATGGGTACCGGTTTTGCCGGCCGTTCTTCCTCCGCTGACGACGCCAGCACTGTATTTGGCAACCCTGCCGGTATGTCTCGGCTGAAGAAGCAGCAAGTCACTGTAGGTGTGGCGGCCATCGATGCCTCCACAGACCTCAAGGACACCAGCGGCACTCAGAAAGGCACCAACAAAGGCGACATGGTTCCCTTCACTGCTGTTCCGATGGGCTTCTACGTCAACCCTATTGATGAGCACTGGGCGTTCGGTCTAGGGGTCTACGCGCCATTCGGCCTCGTGACCAACTATGAAAGCGACTTCCAGGGCCGCAACTTCGGCAGCAAGAGCGACGTCAAGGTAATTACCGTTCAGCCGACCGTCAGTTATGCCTTCAACGATAAGGTATCGATCGGTTTCGGTCCTACCATCAACCGTATTTCCGGCGTGCTGGAATCGGCCCTGACCACTCCTGTCTCCCCCTATGACGGCAACGTCAAGATCAAGGGCGATGACGTGGGCTACGGTTTCAACATCGGCGTCCTGGTCCAGGCAACCGATACCACCCGCGTGGGCCTGACCTACCACTCGAAAGTGAACTACAAGCTGGAAGGTCACACCGAGGTCACTGCCGCTCCTAGCAGCCCTGCCCCATTCCTGAAAAGCAATCGCTACGATGCTTCTCTGAAAATCGAAACCCCAGAGTCCTACGACCTGTCGGTCACCCAGGATCTGAACGAGGCCTGGAAGCTCTATGCCGGTACTACCTGGACTCGCTGGAGCCGCCTGAAAGACATCACCGTCAACAACGATGGCGTTACAGCTGCAGCAGGTGGTGCACTTTCGCCGATGCTGGGCCTGGGCACCATCAAGGAAGATCAGAACTGGCACGACACCTGGGCTTACGCCATCGGTACCTCTTACCAGCTGAACAAAGAGTGGGTCCTGCGTACCGGCCTGACCTTCGACCAGTCGCCGACCAATAACAAAGACCGCTCGCCGCGTATTCCTACTGGTGACCGGACCATCTTCAGCATTGGTGCAGGCTGGACTCCAATCGAAGAGCTGACCATTGACGTCGCTTACTCCTACCTCAAGGAAGAGAAAGTCAACGTCAACCGCAGCAACGCACTTGGCCAAACCTACAACGCCAAGTACGAGAACAGTGCGAACGGTTTCGGCGTAGGTGCAACCTACCGCTTCTAA